From Plectropomus leopardus isolate mb chromosome 4, YSFRI_Pleo_2.0, whole genome shotgun sequence, the proteins below share one genomic window:
- the gab1 gene encoding LOW QUALITY PROTEIN: GRB2-associated-binding protein 1 (The sequence of the model RefSeq protein was modified relative to this genomic sequence to represent the inferred CDS: inserted 1 base in 1 codon) has protein sequence MSGGDVVCSGWLRKSPPEKKLRRYAWKKRWFVLRSGRLTGDPDVLEYYKNDHAKKPIRVIDLNLCEQVDAGLTFNKKDLEHSFIFDIKTIDRVFYLVADTEEEMNKWVRCICDICGFNPTDDEAAKAAHQSAIGGLVVDTPPHAALGNIVGPAAVLSSVPPPYQPVSVRHLDSQSSTEEPQDYLWLVNCESKKPEPNRAHAECSKSTSSETDLNDNLPSHRTPTSSTSSAKHTSHNGFFPQHPAPASASSIYDSPPSRGASLSTDGGLYHLPRSYSQDTVLLPKSASSPSAHPDSVEGSELYVFNTPSRKPSMESQMRNLSISYDIPPTPGANCTYQVPRTLSASTGVGGSEGGGDVVPPPRPPKPSLSSTSGPPPPPAERSPTDTYCVPRSASETDGNYCVPTSAGNKALRSNTIGTVDCSRLRKDFGSQDCYDIPRSFPSEKSCSFDFNESFNSYFKNKGMMPVGSQSTEEVDQNYVPMSANXPVTPSLRQFIGANAQPNYVPMTPSTMEFSSLGKQVPPPAHMGFRSSPKTPPRRPMLSDCQPPPVDRNLKPDRKGQSPKIIRAKGVGLERTDSQTVGEFPRGRRKGRPAPLEIKPLPEWEEPCTPVRSPVTRSFARDLSRFPMPTRPPSVHSTASSTDSEDCDENYVAMVSNMSTDEPNMKLGAPMTADGGSSPMVKPKGDKQVEYLDLDLDPGKSTPPRKMKSNGTGMAVSDERVDYVVVDQQRTQALKSTREAWNDGRQSTETDTPSKGPK, from the exons GCATGGAAGAAGCGGTGGTTTGTTCTTCGCAGTGGCCGTCTGACAGGCGACCCAGACGTGTTGGAGTACTACAAGAATGACCATGCCAAGAAGCCCATCCGCGTGATTGATCTCAACttgtgtgagcag GTGGACGCTGGGCTGACATTCAACAAGAAGGACTTGGAGCACAGCTTCATATTTGACATCAAGACCATTGACCGTGTCTTTTACCTGGTGGCTGACACCGAAGAAGAGATGAATAAGTGGGTTCGCTGTATCTGCGACATCTGTGGTTTTAACCCCACTGATGACG aAGCTGCAAAAGCTGCTCACCAGTCAGCGATCGGAGGCCTGGTGGTGGACACCCCTCCCCATGCAGCTCTGGGTAATATTGTCGGTCCAGCAGCAGTGCTGTCCAGCGTGCCCCCTCCATACCAGCCAGTCAGTGTGCGACACCTGGACTCTCAGTCCAGTACAGAGGAGCCCCAGGATTACCTGTGGCTGGTCAACTGTGAGAGCAAGAAGCCTGAGCCCAACAG AGCCCATGCTGAGTGTTCCAAGTCTACCTCTTCAGAGACAGACCTAAATGACAACCTCCCCTCTCACCGAACGCCCacatcctccacctcctcagCGAAACACACCTCGCACAACGGCTTCTTCCCACAGCACCCGGCCCCTGCCTCCGCCTCTTCCATCTACGACTCGCCTCCATCACGCGGTGCCTCGCTCTCAACCGACGGTGGCCTTTACCACCTCCCTCGCAGCTACTCCCAGGACACTGTGCTGCTCCCAAAGTCAGCCTCCTCCCCGTCGGCCCATCCGGACAGCGTGGAAGGCTCTGAGCTTTATGTCTTCAACACGCCGTCACGGAAGCCTTCAATGGAGTCACAGATGCGCAACCTTTCCATCAGTTATGATATCCCACCTACGCCTGGCGCAAACTGTACCTACCAGGTGCCCCGCACTTTGTCAGCGTCGACGGGGGTAGGAGGCTCAGAGGGTGGGGGAGATGTAGTACCCCCTCCCAGACCACCCAAGCCTTCGCTCAGTTCCACCTCAGGACCCCCACCACCCCCTGCTGAGCGCTCACCTACGGACACCTATTGTGTGCCTCGCTCAGCATCAGAGACAGACGGAAACTACTGTGTGCCTACTAGTGCTGGGAATAAGGCTTTACGCAGTAACACTATTGGCACTGTGGACTGTTCACGCCTCCGCAAAG attttggaTCCCAGGACTGCTATGACATTCCTAGATCATTCCCCTCGGAGAAAAGCTGCTCATTTGACTTCAACGAAAGCTTCAACAGCTATTTT aaaaacaaaggaatGATGCCAGTGGGCAGCCAGTCCACAGAGGAGGTAGACCAGAACTATGTACCTATGAGTGCCA TCCCCGTCACACCATCACTCAGGCAGTTTATCGGAGCCAATGCACAACCGAACTATGTGCCCATGACCCCAAGCACCATGGAGTTTTCCTCCCTTGGAAAGCAGGTCCCCCCACCTGCCCACATGGGCTTCCGCTCCAGTCCTAAGACCCCTCCTCGCAGACCAATGCTCAGTGACTGTCAGCCCCCGCCTGTGGACCGAAATCTCAAACCTGACCGCAAAG GTCAGAGTCCTAAAATAATAAGAGCAAAAGGTGTCGGTTTAGAGCGAACCGACTCTCAAACCGTAGGTGAATTCCCAAGGGGACGACGCAAGG GAAGACCCGCTCCACTGGAGATAAAACCACTGCCAGAATGGGAAGAGCCCTGCACGCCTGTCCGCTCGCCTGTCACACGGTCGTTTGCTCGGGA TCTCTCTAGGTTTCCAATGCCAACAAGACCCCCTTCAGTGCATAGTACGGCCTCCAGCACTGACTCCGAGGACTGTGATGAGAATTATGTAGCCATGGTCTCTAATATGTCCACAGATGAACCA AACATGAAGCTCGGTGCCCCCATGACTGCGGATGGTGGGAGCAGCCCTATGGTGAAGCCGAAGGGAGACAAACAGGTGGAGTACCTGGATTTGGATCTTGACCCTGGCAAGTCTACCCCACCTAGGAAG ATGAAAAGCAATGGAACTGGCATGGCAGTGTCAGATGAACGTGTTGACTACGTGGTTGTGGACCAGCAACGAACACAGGCCCTCAAGAGCACCCGGGAAGCCTGGAACGATGGCCGCCAATCCACAGAGACGGACACCCCTTCCAAAGGACCCAAATGA